A genomic region of Paroedura picta isolate Pp20150507F chromosome 4, Ppicta_v3.0, whole genome shotgun sequence contains the following coding sequences:
- the INKA2 gene encoding PAK4-inhibitor INKA2 isoform X2 has product MKEVGDGLHEQMNCMMGALQELKLLQVQTALEQLEISSNPNQVSGIGQHQSCQGNREVPRLRREASRQGEKLQRKSSSESCGSSAFLCSAQIPQPTSPLYHIALPHSSHTDMSSSFSSISSDDCCRASGPSSTMSTAEYHSPRTLESSSEHTSRSWFSHDTSSVSESKSGCQECQFSDETHDWTSSLMSQSRNRQPLVLGDNIFADLVGNWLDLPEIDKKGEKNETLSGSKSQEFYKKFSLTANIFKKFLRSVRPDRDRLLKEKPGWLPTEDKEAEILKRPKKVNKQKGTFYFPVHGNIANTHDKAERCQKKETSKAKTKHCAKKTHNALDHNQSGFDFNTAVWV; this is encoded by the coding sequence ATGAAGGAGGTTGGGGATGGACTGCATGAACAGATGAACTGCATGATGGGTGCTCTGCAAGAGCTGAAACTCCTCCAGGTCCAGACAGCCTTGGAGCAGCTGGAGATTTCAAGCAACCCAAACCAGGTTTCAGGAATTGGCCAGCATCAGTCTTGTCAGGGCAATAGAGAAGTGCCAAGATTAAGACGCGAAGCCAGCAGGCAGGGCGAGAAACTGCAGAGAAAGAGTTCTTCGGAGAGCTGTGGCTCTTCAGCATTTTTATGCTCTGCTCAGATACCACAGCCCACCAGTCCACTTTACCACATTGCTTTGCCACATAGTTCCCATACAGACATGAGTTCATCTTTCAGTAGCATCAGCAGTGATGACTGCTGTCGTGCCAGTGGACCTTCATCAACAATGAGCACAGCAGAGTACCATTCACCAAGGACACTTGAATCGTCCAGTGAACATACGTCTAGAAGCTGGTTTTCTCATGACACAAGCAGCGTGTCTGAGAGTAAATCTGGATGCCAAGAGTGTCAGTTCTCTGATGAGACCCATGACTGGACTTCTTCACTAATGTCTCAAAGCAGGAACCGACAGCCTCTAGTCTTGGGTGACAACATCTTTGCTGATTTGGTTGGGAATTGGTTGGATTTGCCTGAGATAGACAAGAAAGGGGAGAAGAATGAGACTTTATCAGGCAGCAAATCCCAGGAATTCTATAAAAAGTTTTCCCTCACAGCCAATATATTCAAGAAATTCTTAAGGAGTGTCCGACCGGATCGAGACAGGTTGCTTAAGGAGAAGCCTGGCTGGCTGCCGACAGAAGACAAAGAGGCTGAAATCTTAAAGAGGCCCAAAAAAGTGAACAAACAAAAGGGAACTTTTTACTTCCCAGTTCATGGGAACATAGCCAACACTCATGACAAAGCTGAAAGGTGCCAAAAGAAGGAAACCAGCAAGGCCAAAACTAAACATTGTGCCAAGAAGACCCACAACGCATTAGACCACAATCAGTCAGGGTTTGATTTTAACACAGCCGTGTGGGTTTGA
- the INKA2 gene encoding PAK4-inhibitor INKA2 isoform X1 yields the protein MEKKSMDQYLRRLKQELLSMKEVGDGLHEQMNCMMGALQELKLLQVQTALEQLEISSNPNQVSGIGQHQSCQGNREVPRLRREASRQGEKLQRKSSSESCGSSAFLCSAQIPQPTSPLYHIALPHSSHTDMSSSFSSISSDDCCRASGPSSTMSTAEYHSPRTLESSSEHTSRSWFSHDTSSVSESKSGCQECQFSDETHDWTSSLMSQSRNRQPLVLGDNIFADLVGNWLDLPEIDKKGEKNETLSGSKSQEFYKKFSLTANIFKKFLRSVRPDRDRLLKEKPGWLPTEDKEAEILKRPKKVNKQKGTFYFPVHGNIANTHDKAERCQKKETSKAKTKHCAKKTHNALDHNQSGFDFNTAVWV from the coding sequence TTATCCATGAAGGAGGTTGGGGATGGACTGCATGAACAGATGAACTGCATGATGGGTGCTCTGCAAGAGCTGAAACTCCTCCAGGTCCAGACAGCCTTGGAGCAGCTGGAGATTTCAAGCAACCCAAACCAGGTTTCAGGAATTGGCCAGCATCAGTCTTGTCAGGGCAATAGAGAAGTGCCAAGATTAAGACGCGAAGCCAGCAGGCAGGGCGAGAAACTGCAGAGAAAGAGTTCTTCGGAGAGCTGTGGCTCTTCAGCATTTTTATGCTCTGCTCAGATACCACAGCCCACCAGTCCACTTTACCACATTGCTTTGCCACATAGTTCCCATACAGACATGAGTTCATCTTTCAGTAGCATCAGCAGTGATGACTGCTGTCGTGCCAGTGGACCTTCATCAACAATGAGCACAGCAGAGTACCATTCACCAAGGACACTTGAATCGTCCAGTGAACATACGTCTAGAAGCTGGTTTTCTCATGACACAAGCAGCGTGTCTGAGAGTAAATCTGGATGCCAAGAGTGTCAGTTCTCTGATGAGACCCATGACTGGACTTCTTCACTAATGTCTCAAAGCAGGAACCGACAGCCTCTAGTCTTGGGTGACAACATCTTTGCTGATTTGGTTGGGAATTGGTTGGATTTGCCTGAGATAGACAAGAAAGGGGAGAAGAATGAGACTTTATCAGGCAGCAAATCCCAGGAATTCTATAAAAAGTTTTCCCTCACAGCCAATATATTCAAGAAATTCTTAAGGAGTGTCCGACCGGATCGAGACAGGTTGCTTAAGGAGAAGCCTGGCTGGCTGCCGACAGAAGACAAAGAGGCTGAAATCTTAAAGAGGCCCAAAAAAGTGAACAAACAAAAGGGAACTTTTTACTTCCCAGTTCATGGGAACATAGCCAACACTCATGACAAAGCTGAAAGGTGCCAAAAGAAGGAAACCAGCAAGGCCAAAACTAAACATTGTGCCAAGAAGACCCACAACGCATTAGACCACAATCAGTCAGGGTTTGATTTTAACACAGCCGTGTGGGTTTGA